The genomic segment TTCATTGTTAATGTTTGAATTCCTCTTTGAGGAAACAATTTTTTTCCCTCCATCTTGGTGGGTGTACTtgtcttttcttcccccttttttaTAAATGTCATTCAGTCACTTTACAATTCGCACTTTCATTGTTtaccaaaacattttatttaaagtttcaTGAGTGTGAATTGGAATATAATAGGATACATTTTGTTTTCAGATTCTTGCCAGCTCTCATTACTGCAGTTTTGACCAATCATCTTGCCTGGGTTCCAACAGTCATGCCAAATGGACAGCCacctataaaaatatttttagaaaaacattCCTCTCAGAGTGTGGGCATGTTGGCAAAAACTCATCCATATAACCCTCTTTGGGCACAACTTGGTATGTAGTCTGAacattgtatattgtatataaactTAAGACTTACTTTTAAGCAAAAACTGACTAAATATAGACCTTTCTTTTGTCAGCTTTATTCTAAAGTGTCTCTCTGATACTTGTCCTTTCATGTCTGCTAAATTGTCCTGTTGTCTTAGGCTTGCTTCCATTCTTTAGAGCTAAAGAACTGTGGCTAGAGTGGAAGAAGGTACATGCTAATTCCTGCTTTAACTATTATTAACTATGGATCTGTGAAGTCAGTGTCAAAGTCTGGTTATTTCTGAGTGCATAGTTGTACCTAAGGCCCTGTGAAAAGAGAATAAGGGAATGTAAAGCTAgatgaataattttatttcaagAGGTTAGCAGTCAGATACCATCGGCAGCATGTATTCTCACAATAATGATCATACAATTAATAAAGTGAAATGAAAGCTGACAGGTAGTCTAGGAAGGGGAGTTTGATCTTTGCACAGGTGAGTAAACCTGGCTGAGAGGCTCTGTGCTGGAAGAGATAAAGAAGACTGAGCACGGTACACAGTTAGTGATTCTCAACATTAAAGTGTAAAACTGTTGTGTATTGAAGTTTAGGTGAGGGCTTTAGAGAACACCATACAAAGGATAACTTTAAGAAGATGAAGCTAGGAGAGTCAGGCAGGAGCTGCCGTGACAGACTCACCAGGCCACAGCAGTTTCTGTTCATTGGCTGTTTAGTGAGAATTGGGAGGATTATTTTGGAGTGGTGATGTTGTGATATTTGAGCCCATTTATTAGCCAGAGGAGAACATTTACCACAGTCCTGTCTGTGGCACATATTCACTTAAGATTCATGTTTGTTCTTTCAAAAAGTATGCCTGTTTTATAACATGAAAGTAGAGAGttttaaatgtacatattgaaaACTTGTAAAAGGGATTTATAttgatgtgtttttatttatttttgagttctTGTTTTGCACTTAGGTTATAGGTTTGATTTGAGCCATAGTACAAATACAAAAATGTGTGCTGACTCCTTCTGCTGTACTCCATGCCATTACTGTCCCTCTCCTTTCACGCCTGTAGCAGATACTGTGCTTTCTCCTTTCTGCATTTGACTATGGCCTCCTTTATAACAGACTTCACCAAATAAAGGTCCTTTGTGTGATATCTAGTGTGGAGAATATTCTCAGTAAGTTTGACTTTGAGAACTAACTATTGAGGTTTTAAAACTACAGCAGCTGTTTTTAGAACACAGCTAGAAAAGCCCCTGCATTCACCTTTCTCCCTGGTTAAAACCACTCATCTTACCCTACTTTCTTTAATAGTCAGGCATCTTTTAAAGACCTTAAGAGTAAAATCTGAACTTGTATGAGAAGGTTTCTCATGAGTGAAAGACTGTTTAGCTCTGTGTTTATTAATTGGTCTTTTTATTGCAGGAGATTTATATGGCGCTATCGGTTCTCCTGTACGGTTAGCAAGGACTGTGGTAGTTGGCAAACGACAAGATCTGGTCCAGAGGCTGCTTTATTTTCTTACTTACTTCATTAGATGCTCTGAACTTCAAGAAACCCATCTTTTAGAAAGTGGAGAAGATGAAGCCATTGTTATGCCAGGCACGGTGATTACTACCACTTTAGaaaaaggggaaatagaggaatCCGAGTATGTGCTAATCACAATgcatagaaacaaaagcagtttGCTCTTTAAAGAGTCAGAAGAGACAAGAACTCCTAACTGTAACTGTAAATATTGCAGTCATCCACTCCTTGGGCAAAGTACAGAGAATGTGTCACAACCAGAGAGAGAAGATATTCAAGACAACTCTAAGGAATTGCTGGGAATTGGAGATGAATGCCAAAAGATCTCTCCTCCTGACTGCCAAGAAGAAAATGCTGTTGATATTACACAGTACAGAGATAAATTAAGAACTTGCCTTGACACcaagttagagacagttgtttgTACAGGATCTGCTCCAGCAGACAAATGTGTGTTGTCAGAGACAGGCTTGGAGCCAACAGAAGAATCCTGGCAGAGTAAGGAATTACTGGATTCAGATAATCACACAGGCACAGCGATGAGATCCACAGGGATAGTTGTGGAAAAGAAACCTCCAGATAAGACTATGCCTAGTGCATTTTCCTGTGAGGTAACTCAGACAAAGGTTACGTTCTTGATTGGAGATTCTATGTCACCTGATTCAGATACTGAACTTCGGAGTCAGGCCGTGGTGGATCAGATTAATAGACATCATAGCAAACCACTGAAGGAAGACAGAGGGGTGACTGATAAGCatcaagaaagtaaaataactaAGGACCAATCTGCAGAGTCTGGTGCACAGAACATGGTTTCTGGAGAGTCCTGTAAGCTTCCTTGTTGGAATCATTCAGACCCAGAAAGCATGAGCTTGTTTGATGAATATTTTAATGATGATTCAATTGAAACTAGGACTATTGATGATGTTCCTGTTAAGACAAGTACAGATAATAAAGAGTATTGCTGTATGTTAGAGTTCCCAAAAAGATTGTatacaaaaaataacaaacagaaaaatgagctttGTAAATGTATAGAAACCGTTCATCAAGATTCATGTAATGCCTGCTTTCCTCAGCAGGACCAAAGAGATTCCCTCTCTATTCTTGTCCCCCATGGGGATAAAGAgagttcagagaaaaaaaatgctgtagGAACTGAATGGGACATTCCAAGAAATGAAAGTTCAGATAGTGCCCTTGGAGATAGTGAGAGTGAAGACACTGGTCCTGATATGAGGAGACAAGTTGGCAGTTACTGTGGAGGGGAGCAGGAAGATTGGGCAGAAGAGGATGAAATACCTTTTCCTGGGTAAGTAGAAAGTTTCCACCTGAAACAACTCCTGTTGAAAAATACTCTGTGTTTTGTTTAGCCAATCTCTAAAGATTGGCAGTAACTCACTTTAAAAAGGAGGTTAGGGCTCCAAGGTGGCTACACAGTAGAAAGCACCTGCTATATGAGCTTAATGATCTGAGTTTGACCCCGAAACCCACAGTAGAAAGAAGGAACTGACTCCCAAGGGTTGTCCACTGACTTCATGCACCTACATCCAAAATaatgattaataaaataatttttaatgtcatTATGCCTCTCATAGGGAGAATTAAAGACTATTCCTCACATCATCCCCTTGTGAAGGCATCAGAGAGacattaaataatataagtgaaaCGTAGAAAATTGGTTTCTGCTTAGTTTTCAAACCATTTTGGGGTGACTTATGCATATATACATCCCAAAGTGGGCCTATGACAAGCCTGGCACTTAGAAAGAATCTTTGAGGTGGTagggaataaataaatttagttaAGACAAAGAGGGAATATGTATTTGAGGTCAAGTATGCAAGAAGACTATCCCTGCTTTGGAATGTTACAGACCTAGATTTTTTTAGGTACTTTGTTTTACACAGTGATTTTCATAATCTGATTTTGTTAGGAATGTGTTacaaatgtttttattcttttttgtttgtttttgtttttgtttttgtttttgaagacagggtttctctgtgtagctttgcgcctttcctaggactcactctgtagtccaggctggcctcgaactcacagagatctgcctgcctctgcctcccgagtgctgggattaaaggcgtgcaccaccaccaccgcctggctacaaatgtttttaaaggatAGCCTCCTAAAGTCTGTTATAGAAGAGCTGTGTTCTTCAGACCTCCTCCAGGAGAGAACAGTATTTTGTGGTCTATTTTAGTGCTTAGGCCAGTTTTTATGTAAAGCTAATTTTACTCTGTATATagtttataaaaagcagagacaGACTAGTAGAGTTCATAACCTTCCCCACCCCATCTTCTGCCACTAGTAAAAGATGTTTATTATTTAACTAAATTTCCCTCCTTGGTCCTCTTTCTTTCAGGTCAAAGTTAATTGAAGTGAGTGCTGTTCAGCCCAACATTGCCAACTTTGGAAGATCCTTGCTGGGTGGCTACTGCTCATCTTACGTTCCTGACTTTGTTCTTCAAGGAATTGGAAGCGATGAGAAGCTCCGTCAATGCCTGGTGTCAGATTTGTCTCATGCTGTGCAGGTGAGATACCGTCACAGCTTCTGAATATACTTAAAGCAAACTCTGTTACTCTATTACAACCCAGAATtccttgtattttaattttagttaagCTGTGACCATATAACATAGTCACTGTTCTCTGAATCCATCACCTCATATATAGCACCTACATCATTATATTTACCATTGTGAAGAAGACAAGAATTGAATTCTAGGAATGTACCaaatggaaatttgaaaaaataggaaatattttagATACTCATAACATCAACTTGATATATACAAAAGAATatttctctttgttgttgtttttctgtctttcaagacatgtttttgtttttgggtttttgtttgttttatttgtgtgtgtgtgtgtgtgtgtgtgtgtgtgtgtgtgtgtgtgtctgtgtctgtgtgtgtgtgtgtagccctggctgtcctggaactcactctttagaccaggctgtcctgaaactcagagatctgcctgcctctacctcctgagctctgggattaaaggtgtataccacgaTTGCCCAGCTTAAGAGAGTATTTCTTAATTTCCTTGTCAGATTATTGCTTATGTATAGAAATACAATTGATATTTTATGTTTACCTTTTATTCTGTAGCTTTCCTAAGCTCTTACTAGTTATGTTATTCATATAGAATCCTTAGAGTTCTTACTCACTGTTTATGTCATCAGTGGACAGTGTTACATTTTCCATTCCAGTCTTGATTATATTGGGTTAAATCTGTCCAGTGTTGCATGGAAAGAAAAGGTGACAGAAGATTGTATTATCTTGCTccttatcctaggagcaagatttgtatTATCTTGCTCCTTATCCTAGGAGGAAACCATTGGGTCTTTCACTATTAGGATATTATTGATAGGGTTCTTGTAGATAGATATTTAGGAGAAAACCATTGGGTCTTTCACTATTAGGATATTATCGATAGGGTTCTTGTAGATAGATATTTAGGAGGAAACCATTGAGTCTTTCACTATTAGGATATTATTGATAGGGTTCTTGTAGATAGATATTTAGGAGGAAACCATTGAGTCTTTCACTATTAGGATATTATTGATAGGGTTCTTGTAGATAGATACCCTTTTCAGCTGTGGAAACTCCTTCTATTCTAAGTCATTGGCTTTTTGTTATGGTGGTAATAGtgtttgtttgctcatttttatTGTGCCGGTAGTTTGagggtttgtttgattttggtttttg from the Peromyscus eremicus chromosome 8a, PerEre_H2_v1, whole genome shotgun sequence genome contains:
- the Fnip1 gene encoding folliculin-interacting protein 1 isoform X1, producing the protein MAPTLFQKLFSKRSGLGAPGRDARYPDCAFSWPLPEFDPSQIRLIVYQDCERRGRNVLFDSSVKRKNEDTSVSKLCNDAQVKVFGKCCQLKPGGDSSSSLDSSINLSSDVKDQCPKYQGSRCSSDANMLGEMMFGSVAMSYKGSTLKIHQIRSPPQLMLSKVFTARTGSSICGSLNTLQDSLEFINQDSNTLKADSSTVINGLLGNIGLSQFCSPRRAFSEQGPLRLIRSASFFAVHSNPMDMPGREPNEDRDSGIARSASLSSLLITPFPSPNSSLTRSCASSYQRRWRRSQTTSLENGVFPRWSVEESFNLSDESCGPNPGIVRKKKIAIGVIFSLSKDEDENNKFNEFFFSHFPLFESHMNKLKSAIEQAMKMSRRSADASQRSLAYNRIVDALTEFRTTICNLYTMPRIGEPVWLTMMSGTPEKNQLCHRFMKEFTFLMENASKNQFLPALITAVLTNHLAWVPTVMPNGQPPIKIFLEKHSSQSVGMLAKTHPYNPLWAQLGDLYGAIGSPVRLARTVVVGKRQDLVQRLLYFLTYFIRCSELQETHLLESGEDEAIVMPGTVITTTLEKGEIEESEYVLITMHRNKSSLLFKESEETRTPNCNCKYCSHPLLGQSTENVSQPEREDIQDNSKELLGIGDECQKISPPDCQEENAVDITQYRDKLRTCLDTKLETVVCTGSAPADKCVLSETGLEPTEESWQSKELLDSDNHTGTAMRSTGIVVEKKPPDKTMPSAFSCEVTQTKVTFLIGDSMSPDSDTELRSQAVVDQINRHHSKPLKEDRGVTDKHQESKITKDQSAESGAQNMVSGESCKLPCWNHSDPESMSLFDEYFNDDSIETRTIDDVPVKTSTDNKEYCCMLEFPKRLYTKNNKQKNELCKCIETVHQDSCNACFPQQDQRDSLSILVPHGDKESSEKKNAVGTEWDIPRNESSDSALGDSESEDTGPDMRRQVGSYCGGEQEDWAEEDEIPFPGSKLIEVSAVQPNIANFGRSLLGGYCSSYVPDFVLQGIGSDEKLRQCLVSDLSHAVQHPVLDEPIAEAVCIIADMDKWTVQIASSQRRVTDNKLGKEVLVSSLVSNLLHSTLQLYKHNLSPNFCVMHLEDRLQELYFKSKMLSEYLRGQMRVHVKELGVVLGIESSDLPLLAAVASTHSPYVAQILL
- the Fnip1 gene encoding folliculin-interacting protein 1 isoform X2 yields the protein MAPTLFQKLFSKRSGLGAPGRDARYPDCAFSWPLPEFDPSQIRLIVYQDCERRGRNVLFDSSVKRKNEDTSVSKLCNDAQVKVFGKCCQLKPGGDSSSSLDSSINLSSDVKDQCPKYQGSRCSSDANMLGEMMFGSVAMSYKGSTLKIHQIRSPPQLMLSKVFTARTGSSICGSLNTLQDSLEFINQDSNTLKADSSTVINGLLGNIVHSNPMDMPGREPNEDRDSGIARSASLSSLLITPFPSPNSSLTRSCASSYQRRWRRSQTTSLENGVFPRWSVEESFNLSDESCGPNPGIVRKKKIAIGVIFSLSKDEDENNKFNEFFFSHFPLFESHMNKLKSAIEQAMKMSRRSADASQRSLAYNRIVDALTEFRTTICNLYTMPRIGEPVWLTMMSGTPEKNQLCHRFMKEFTFLMENASKNQFLPALITAVLTNHLAWVPTVMPNGQPPIKIFLEKHSSQSVGMLAKTHPYNPLWAQLGDLYGAIGSPVRLARTVVVGKRQDLVQRLLYFLTYFIRCSELQETHLLESGEDEAIVMPGTVITTTLEKGEIEESEYVLITMHRNKSSLLFKESEETRTPNCNCKYCSHPLLGQSTENVSQPEREDIQDNSKELLGIGDECQKISPPDCQEENAVDITQYRDKLRTCLDTKLETVVCTGSAPADKCVLSETGLEPTEESWQSKELLDSDNHTGTAMRSTGIVVEKKPPDKTMPSAFSCEVTQTKVTFLIGDSMSPDSDTELRSQAVVDQINRHHSKPLKEDRGVTDKHQESKITKDQSAESGAQNMVSGESCKLPCWNHSDPESMSLFDEYFNDDSIETRTIDDVPVKTSTDNKEYCCMLEFPKRLYTKNNKQKNELCKCIETVHQDSCNACFPQQDQRDSLSILVPHGDKESSEKKNAVGTEWDIPRNESSDSALGDSESEDTGPDMRRQVGSYCGGEQEDWAEEDEIPFPGSKLIEVSAVQPNIANFGRSLLGGYCSSYVPDFVLQGIGSDEKLRQCLVSDLSHAVQHPVLDEPIAEAVCIIADMDKWTVQIASSQRRVTDNKLGKEVLVSSLVSNLLHSTLQLYKHNLSPNFCVMHLEDRLQELYFKSKMLSEYLRGQMRVHVKELGVVLGIESSDLPLLAAVASTHSPYVAQILL